The Corynebacterium comes genome window below encodes:
- the secG gene encoding preprotein translocase subunit SecG, translating to MTLALQIILVLTSVLMTVFVLLHKGKGGGLSSLFGGGVQSNLSGSTIVEKNLDRYTILMAIIWITCIVALNLIQAYGA from the coding sequence ATGACCCTTGCTCTTCAGATCATCCTCGTGCTCACCTCCGTCCTGATGACGGTGTTCGTGCTCCTGCACAAGGGCAAGGGCGGTGGACTGTCCAGCCTCTTCGGAGGTGGCGTGCAGTCGAACCTGTCGGGTTCCACGATCGTCGAGAAGAACCTTGACCGGTACACCATCCTCATGGCGATCATCTGGATCACCTGCATCGTGGCGCTGAACCTCATTCAGGCTTACGGCGCCTAG